A single Verrucomicrobiia bacterium DNA region contains:
- a CDS encoding RHS repeat-associated core domain-containing protein, with product MVKKQSRMKLLNPYTSRTVPGFVNVLGTATNTATVSLWSQDNLALYTPTTRKGDYFRGEMLFNNNTGALWLTITNVAVLSNYTGADIVTNIAGNLLLAKNPEAFTYDADGNLTSDSLWTNVWNGENRRIVIERRSDAPSLSKVKEAWTLLADGRWIERIVSTNNGMSYYPSQTNRYVWDNQVLLAVLDHTNGVVVSFLRGLDLSGTIQGAGGVGGVLAVKAGTSAQCGNMTNTTHFTCYDGNGNVMALVNAATGAESACYAYGPFAEPLQRTGPMAKLNPIRFSTQYHDDYTEDDKYLFRDLNDGRWPSRDPMEEWGGVNLYGFVRNNPVSLVDLLGLRDITAEEQKVLDELQKFADSVAGNKFANTYGNGEYAKAIEAVIGDIKALIASIKGEEDPATLAMGLRALTLWADKNTALSYDKTDAGVSTCNIFVADVIGDAGFETKLIRRPSRLWLDFRIPGTTEWHQDKTLGAFKVTWRVKVEDRKGGGATGGSKKGKTVLKVQLDQPIKGKGGGRFVNLHGIPGSGTVPPDLGHIISYPGHIGIYLGRGLYVSSTTDDPTGIQGRGAGINLKFINNNENQLYRSPE from the coding sequence ATGGTCAAGAAGCAATCGCGCATGAAGTTATTGAACCCATACACCAGCCGCACCGTGCCGGGCTTTGTGAACGTGCTGGGCACGGCCACGAATACGGCCACGGTGAGTTTGTGGAGCCAGGACAATCTCGCGCTCTACACGCCGACGACGCGCAAGGGGGATTATTTCCGGGGGGAAATGTTGTTCAACAACAACACGGGCGCGCTGTGGTTGACCATCACCAACGTGGCCGTCCTGAGCAACTACACCGGGGCGGACATTGTGACCAACATCGCGGGCAATTTGTTGTTGGCAAAGAATCCCGAGGCGTTCACCTATGACGCCGATGGCAACTTAACCAGTGACAGCTTGTGGACGAATGTGTGGAATGGGGAGAACCGGCGGATAGTGATTGAACGTAGAAGCGACGCCCCGTCGCTCTCCAAAGTGAAAGAGGCTTGGACGCTTCTGGCCGATGGAAGATGGATTGAGCGCATCGTCTCCACGAACAACGGGATGAGTTACTATCCCTCCCAAACTAACCGTTACGTGTGGGACAATCAGGTGTTGCTGGCGGTGCTGGATCATACGAACGGCGTGGTGGTGAGTTTCCTGCGTGGTCTTGATCTGAGCGGAACAATTCAAGGAGCTGGTGGGGTGGGTGGAGTGTTGGCGGTGAAAGCGGGAACGTCCGCCCAGTGTGGCAACATGACGAACACGACGCATTTCACCTGCTACGATGGGAACGGGAACGTGATGGCGCTGGTGAACGCGGCAACGGGTGCAGAGAGTGCGTGCTACGCTTATGGCCCATTTGCCGAGCCGCTCCAACGGACAGGCCCGATGGCAAAATTGAACCCTATCCGATTTAGCACCCAGTATCACGATGATTACACAGAGGATGATAAATACCTGTTCCGGGATTTGAATGATGGCAGGTGGCCAAGTAGAGATCCGATGGAGGAGTGGGGTGGCGTAAACCTGTATGGCTTCGTTAGGAACAATCCTGTTTCCCTTGTGGACTTGCTTGGGTTGCGGGACATCACGGCTGAAGAGCAGAAAGTCTTGGACGAACTGCAAAAGTTTGCTGACAGCGTGGCGGGCAACAAATTTGCCAATACCTACGGAAACGGGGAGTATGCGAAGGCGATTGAGGCTGTCATTGGCGACATCAAGGCTTTGATAGCTTCCATCAAGGGGGAGGAAGATCCTGCCACTTTGGCCATGGGGCTGAGGGCTCTGACCTTGTGGGCGGACAAGAACACCGCACTCTCCTACGACAAGACTGACGCTGGAGTCAGCACATGCAATATCTTTGTCGCTGACGTAATTGGAGACGCTGGATTTGAGACCAAACTGATTCGGCGACCGAGTCGGCTTTGGCTCGATTTTCGCATTCCAGGAACTACCGAGTGGCATCAGGATAAGACGCTCGGAGCGTTCAAGGTGACGTGGAGAGTCAAAGTCGAAGACCGCAAAGGAGGCGGGGCGACCGGAGGAAGCAAGAAGGGCAAGACCGTATTGAAAGTCCAACTTGACCAACCAATCAAGGGCAAGGGTGGAGGGCGGTTCGTTAATCTTCACGGCATTCCGGGAAGTGGAACAGTGCCGCCAGATCTTGGGCACATCATCTCCTATCCAGGGCATATCGGCATCTACTTGGGCCGTGGGCTATACGTGAGTTCAACGACTGACGACCCAACTGGTATTCAGGGAAGGGGGGCTGGTATCAACCTGAAGTTCATCAATAACAATGAAAACCAGCTATACAGGTCACCTGAATGA
- a CDS encoding prepilin-type N-terminal cleavage/methylation domain-containing protein, giving the protein MRIHRPHFRPRARRCAAFTLIEILVAFAIFGMVILAIYATWTLIIKSAKTGQDAAIQIQRERMAMRTLKEALNGVMSFQADQRNYAFVADNSDNGFLSFVSRLPEMFPRSSRVAFEGFDVRRVTFSVESGRDSRRHLVLRQTPLLKDMDSDEEEFPFILAQDVNKMALEFYDLRQQDWVDEWVRTNELPRMIKISLEFERRSPNHPNQPGVKEVLVDLAALPSSMVPTAAQAGNRPPMGGGQVTPPNGTPGQGQPGQSGQPLVPNPSGPLIGQ; this is encoded by the coding sequence GTGAGAATCCATCGCCCTCATTTTCGTCCGCGTGCGCGCCGTTGCGCCGCGTTCACGCTGATCGAAATTCTCGTGGCCTTTGCGATTTTCGGCATGGTTATCCTGGCCATTTACGCCACCTGGACGTTGATCATCAAATCAGCCAAGACCGGTCAGGATGCCGCCATCCAGATTCAACGCGAGCGCATGGCCATGCGCACCCTCAAGGAGGCGTTGAACGGAGTGATGTCGTTCCAGGCGGATCAGCGCAATTACGCGTTTGTGGCGGATAACTCGGACAACGGCTTCCTGAGCTTTGTCTCGCGTCTGCCGGAGATGTTTCCCCGCAGCAGCCGGGTGGCGTTTGAAGGCTTCGACGTGCGGCGCGTCACGTTTTCCGTGGAGTCGGGGCGGGATTCCCGCCGGCACCTGGTTTTACGCCAGACGCCCTTGCTCAAGGATATGGATTCCGACGAGGAAGAGTTCCCGTTTATCCTGGCCCAGGACGTCAACAAGATGGCCTTGGAATTTTACGATTTGCGCCAGCAGGATTGGGTGGATGAATGGGTTCGCACCAACGAGCTGCCGCGCATGATCAAGATTTCGCTCGAATTCGAGCGACGCAGTCCGAACCACCCCAATCAACCCGGCGTCAAAGAGGTCCTGGTGGACCTTGCCGCGCTACCCTCGTCCATGGTGCCCACCGCCGCTCAGGCCGGCAATCGTCCGCCAATGGGAGGCGGGCAGGTTACTCCGCCGAATGGAACGCCCGGTCAGGGGCAGCCCGGTCAATCCGGCCAACCATTGGTGCCAAACCCATCGGGGCCATTAATCGGTCAGTAA
- a CDS encoding DUF4838 domain-containing protein: MNNASSQSRTTQQASSRTRLLRILGFSWLGLAMLGSSPAALTLADKGKSDYRIVIPELAIPAERYAAEELQRYLEKMSGVKLPIVSDAEKPTAREILLGDNAHLGKARAKIDFTKLGPDGFVLREAGGQLIIAGGQSRGTLNGVYTLLEEKLGVRWFTPELEVVPTASRVRLPKLDETIVPALENRDVFWRQFMRNADFAARHRINGQHYGLKQKHGGAFTVYHPFVHSFDGLVPQDLYKEHPEYFPLINGERKGGYVQRCLTNPDVLRISIERVRQWIQEHPEATIISVSQNDTFNNCQCEQCKAVDDAEGSPAGSLLKFVNAVAAAIETDYPQIRIDTLAYQYTRQAPKTIRPRKNVIVRLCSIECCFAHPLDACPAKENEKFRDDIVAWGAISPLLYVWDYTTDFAHYLQPFPNFDCLQSNVRFFVKHNVKSLFEQGNYSGGGGGEMEPLRAYVLAKLLWNPETDVQKHIQEFLAAYYGAAAPKLQAYLDTIHRPVREQGRHIHIFDGSKVAYLAPELMDEAERRLDEAEQLAGDGETKFRVQVARLPVWYVKIATNRVSGEAKTDLTKRFVAIARQAGISNISEGQGLNDWAKKQGVE, translated from the coding sequence ATGAATAACGCATCAAGCCAAAGCCGAACGACGCAACAAGCCTCCAGCCGCACCCGACTGCTCAGGATTTTGGGTTTCAGTTGGCTGGGTCTGGCAATGCTCGGGTCGTCACCAGCGGCGCTCACGCTGGCGGACAAAGGCAAAAGTGATTATCGCATCGTGATTCCAGAACTGGCCATTCCTGCCGAGCGTTACGCCGCCGAGGAATTGCAGCGTTACCTGGAAAAGATGAGCGGAGTGAAGCTGCCGATTGTTTCCGACGCCGAGAAGCCGACGGCGCGCGAGATTTTGCTGGGGGATAACGCGCACCTCGGCAAAGCGCGCGCGAAAATTGATTTCACCAAACTCGGCCCGGACGGTTTCGTGCTGCGTGAAGCGGGTGGGCAGTTGATCATTGCGGGCGGACAATCGCGCGGCACGCTGAACGGGGTTTACACGTTGCTGGAAGAAAAGCTCGGCGTGCGCTGGTTCACGCCCGAGTTGGAAGTCGTGCCGACCGCGAGTCGCGTGCGCCTGCCGAAGCTTGATGAAACAATCGTTCCGGCACTGGAGAATCGCGATGTGTTCTGGCGGCAGTTCATGCGGAACGCCGATTTTGCCGCGCGCCATCGCATCAATGGCCAGCATTATGGTTTGAAGCAAAAGCACGGCGGCGCGTTCACGGTGTATCATCCGTTCGTCCACAGTTTTGATGGACTCGTGCCGCAAGACCTGTACAAGGAACACCCGGAGTATTTCCCGCTGATCAATGGCGAACGCAAGGGCGGTTACGTCCAACGCTGCCTGACGAATCCGGACGTGCTGCGGATTTCCATCGAACGCGTCCGACAGTGGATTCAGGAGCATCCGGAGGCGACCATCATCAGTGTGTCGCAAAACGACACTTTCAATAATTGCCAGTGCGAACAATGCAAGGCCGTGGATGACGCCGAGGGTTCGCCCGCAGGTTCGCTGTTGAAGTTTGTCAACGCGGTCGCGGCGGCCATTGAAACGGATTATCCGCAGATTCGGATTGATACGCTGGCCTACCAATACACGCGCCAGGCGCCCAAGACGATCCGGCCGCGAAAAAACGTCATTGTGCGTTTGTGTTCAATCGAGTGCTGCTTTGCGCATCCGCTGGACGCCTGTCCGGCGAAGGAGAATGAAAAGTTTCGCGATGACATTGTCGCGTGGGGCGCGATTTCGCCGTTGCTCTACGTGTGGGATTACACGACGGATTTTGCCCATTACCTGCAACCGTTTCCCAATTTTGATTGCCTGCAATCGAACGTCCGTTTTTTCGTGAAGCACAACGTCAAGAGTTTGTTCGAGCAGGGCAACTATTCCGGCGGGGGCGGCGGGGAAATGGAGCCGTTGCGCGCCTACGTGCTGGCCAAGTTGCTTTGGAATCCGGAGACCGACGTGCAAAAACATATCCAGGAATTTTTGGCCGCCTATTACGGGGCCGCCGCGCCCAAACTGCAAGCCTACCTGGATACGATCCATCGTCCGGTTCGCGAGCAGGGTCGGCACATTCACATTTTCGACGGCTCGAAAGTCGCCTACCTCGCGCCGGAACTGATGGACGAAGCCGAGCGACGTTTGGACGAAGCCGAACAACTGGCTGGTGACGGCGAGACCAAATTCCGGGTGCAGGTTGCGCGGTTGCCGGTGTGGTATGTGAAAATTGCGACCAACCGGGTGTCTGGCGAAGCCAAAACGGATTTGACCAAACGCTTCGTGGCGATTGCGCGTCAGGCGGGAATCTCGAACATCAGCGAAGGGCAGGGGTTGAACGACTGGGCTAAAAAGCAGGGGGTCGAATGA
- a CDS encoding tyrosine recombinase yields the protein MQALIEDFLQYLRHERGQALHTQRTYAGMLRHFAAWAEQQGLTDWKQIELKHFTRYLQQERERPLAHEAEDSARRLSSESVYLEIAALRAFYRYAEEEKLLPRNIAEHLSLPRRWKRLPKSLSNAEIEALLQPEPTVTPRSLCDAAIMELAYASGLRRAELCALRLEQLHLEAGFIHVIGKGNKERVVPIGTKAVAALTRYLEAGRPQLVRPRSSANVFLTNRGSAFAPITMWQRIKARVRRAGIARNITPHMLRHSFATHLLEHGADLRVIQELLGHANISTTEVYTHVTSNRLRDIHRKFHPRQ from the coding sequence ATGCAGGCGTTAATTGAGGATTTCCTGCAGTACCTGCGGCACGAGCGCGGCCAGGCTTTGCACACCCAACGCACCTACGCCGGGATGCTGCGCCACTTCGCGGCCTGGGCGGAACAACAAGGGCTTACCGACTGGAAGCAGATTGAGCTGAAACATTTCACGCGTTACCTGCAACAAGAACGCGAACGCCCCCTGGCGCATGAAGCTGAGGACTCCGCGCGCCGGCTCAGCAGCGAAAGCGTGTATCTGGAAATCGCCGCGTTGCGCGCGTTTTATCGGTACGCCGAGGAGGAAAAATTGCTGCCGCGCAATATCGCCGAACACCTGTCGCTGCCCCGCCGTTGGAAGCGTTTGCCCAAATCCCTGTCCAACGCCGAAATCGAAGCGCTCCTGCAACCCGAACCAACGGTCACGCCGCGCAGTTTATGCGATGCGGCCATCATGGAGCTGGCCTACGCTTCCGGTTTGCGCCGCGCCGAATTGTGCGCACTGCGCCTGGAACAATTACACCTGGAAGCGGGTTTCATTCACGTCATCGGCAAGGGCAACAAGGAGCGGGTCGTCCCCATCGGCACGAAGGCGGTTGCCGCGTTGACGCGCTACCTCGAGGCCGGTCGGCCCCAACTGGTGCGTCCGCGTTCATCCGCGAACGTGTTTCTCACCAATCGCGGTTCCGCCTTTGCGCCCATCACCATGTGGCAACGCATCAAAGCCCGCGTCCGACGCGCCGGCATCGCTCGCAATATCACGCCGCACATGTTGCGACACAGTTTCGCCACGCACTTGCTGGAACACGGCGCCGATCTGCGCGTGATCCAGGAATTGCTCGGTCACGCCAACATCAGCACCACGGAAGTTTACACCCACGTCACCAGCAACCGGCTGCGCGATATTCATCGGAAATTCCACCCCCGCCAGTAA
- a CDS encoding cytochrome c biogenesis protein, with product MDWFTGTNSDRHFFLLAVLVYGVSMVYSVFLWRKGFRNDDRVNYRILLVAFGLHTIGMFKRGISLQQCPVHNLYEATVFFMWATTLSYLLLGARPRLRYLGAFAAPLLFGLGVFALMPSLDPPPSQRLEFAGGLQSLHAATIMLAYGAFGLSAATGAMFLTQYRNLKFEKAKAMFSLFPPIERLDTVAFRVTLGGFILLTIGLATGDLLPRPEGLSYWKDAKVMWSAVLWLIYAVLLVGRKRSRFTGRRFAYGLIGTFGFLVLTFWGVNLLSALHHQP from the coding sequence GTGGATTGGTTTACCGGCACGAACTCAGATCGGCACTTCTTTTTATTGGCGGTGCTGGTTTATGGGGTAAGCATGGTTTATTCGGTGTTCTTATGGCGCAAAGGCTTTCGCAATGATGACCGGGTGAACTACCGCATTTTGCTGGTCGCTTTTGGTTTGCATACCATCGGAATGTTCAAGCGCGGCATTTCGCTGCAACAATGTCCGGTGCATAATCTTTACGAAGCCACGGTTTTCTTCATGTGGGCCACCACGCTGTCCTACTTGTTGTTGGGCGCAAGACCCCGGCTGCGCTATTTGGGGGCTTTCGCGGCGCCGCTGTTGTTTGGCCTGGGCGTTTTCGCTTTGATGCCCTCACTCGATCCTCCGCCGAGTCAGCGATTGGAATTTGCCGGCGGTCTGCAGAGTTTGCACGCCGCCACCATCATGCTGGCTTACGGCGCGTTCGGTTTGAGCGCCGCGACGGGGGCGATGTTTCTCACGCAATATCGCAATCTGAAATTTGAAAAAGCGAAGGCAATGTTTTCCCTGTTCCCGCCGATTGAGCGATTGGACACCGTGGCCTTCCGGGTGACGCTGGGGGGCTTTATCCTGTTGACGATCGGGCTGGCAACGGGCGACTTGTTGCCGCGCCCGGAGGGCCTGAGTTATTGGAAGGACGCAAAAGTCATGTGGTCAGCCGTGCTCTGGTTGATCTACGCGGTTTTGCTGGTGGGGCGGAAGCGTTCGCGGTTCACCGGGCGTCGCTTCGCCTACGGTTTGATCGGCACGTTTGGTTTTCTGGTGCTGACTTTTTGGGGCGTGAATTTGTTGTCAGCTTTGCATCATCAACCATGA
- a CDS encoding FIST C-terminal domain-containing protein, protein MSNEYSVSAHWPADFDEAGLQRWAENLRTQLTAPQVSLGLVFMTPRFFPYAAEVLEILRVHARIPLLAGCSSTSLVSSGEEFEDHAGLVLALYALPGAKLTGTYFDQTQIELAAGSSFWPEHTQVAPHQTNGWLAFIDPFHLDAEAWLRSWNENYPRRPVYGGLASGIFADQTTQVYLNGAVYEEGGVAISVGGDVRLAGVISQGCTPIGDTWTLTRVEQNLIHRIGNRPAYEVLSDTVSEMPVEEQKKVRGNLFIGLVMNEYRENFQRGDFLVRNLLGGDPQTGILAVGALPRAGQTMQFQRRDAAAATEDLSELLAQTRADLNGATVYGGCLCCCNGRGKHLFGTSGHDARLAQKEFGDIGLAGFFCNGEIGPVGPTNFLHGYTASLALFVKK, encoded by the coding sequence GTGAGCAACGAGTACTCAGTGAGCGCCCATTGGCCCGCCGATTTTGATGAAGCGGGCCTGCAACGTTGGGCCGAGAATCTGCGGACCCAATTAACGGCCCCGCAAGTTTCGCTGGGACTTGTGTTCATGACGCCGCGCTTCTTTCCGTATGCGGCGGAAGTCCTGGAAATTTTGCGCGTTCACGCGCGCATCCCGTTGCTCGCCGGCTGTTCCAGCACGTCGTTGGTATCCAGCGGCGAAGAGTTCGAGGATCACGCCGGATTGGTGTTGGCGCTCTACGCGTTGCCCGGCGCAAAACTTACCGGCACGTACTTCGACCAGACCCAGATCGAACTGGCGGCTGGTTCGAGCTTCTGGCCCGAACACACCCAAGTGGCGCCGCATCAAACCAACGGTTGGCTGGCCTTTATTGATCCGTTTCATCTCGATGCCGAAGCGTGGTTGCGCTCCTGGAACGAAAACTATCCGCGCCGTCCCGTTTATGGCGGACTGGCCAGCGGCATTTTCGCGGATCAAACCACGCAGGTGTATTTGAACGGCGCGGTGTACGAGGAAGGCGGCGTGGCGATTTCCGTGGGTGGCGACGTGAGGCTGGCCGGCGTCATTTCTCAAGGTTGCACGCCCATCGGCGACACCTGGACGCTGACCCGCGTGGAACAAAATCTCATCCATCGCATCGGCAACCGTCCCGCTTACGAAGTTTTGTCCGACACCGTGAGCGAGATGCCGGTGGAAGAGCAAAAAAAAGTGCGCGGCAACCTCTTCATTGGACTGGTGATGAATGAGTATCGGGAAAATTTTCAACGGGGTGATTTCCTTGTGCGGAATCTGCTGGGAGGCGATCCCCAGACCGGCATCCTGGCCGTGGGCGCCCTGCCGCGAGCGGGGCAGACGATGCAGTTTCAGCGGCGCGATGCGGCGGCGGCAACCGAGGATCTCAGCGAACTGCTGGCTCAAACGCGCGCGGACTTGAATGGCGCGACGGTCTATGGCGGCTGCCTGTGTTGCTGCAATGGCCGCGGCAAACATCTATTCGGCACCTCCGGTCACGACGCGCGCCTGGCGCAAAAAGAATTTGGCGACATCGGCCTGGCGGGCTTTTTCTGCAACGGCGAGATCGGCCCCGTCGGGCCGACCAATTTCCTTCACGGCTACACCGCCTCGCTCGCGCTCTTCGTGAAGAAATAA
- a CDS encoding SDR family NAD(P)-dependent oxidoreductase has translation MTSRLKDKWILITGASSGFGAAAAQAFAEAGARLLLGARRIERLEQVAAEARHAGAASAHHHFLDVSQASSVEQFAAWAKATIQAAGDPQNLHVLINNAGGALGLDSVARGLDADWETMLQTNVLGVLRMTRAMLPLLPHHAGASILNIGSYAGHAAYEGGSAYCAAKAGELQLTRVLRLELNGTGIRVSSIDPGLALTEFSLVRFKGDTARADQVYAGTQPLTAVDIAEIMVWVASRPPHVSIDELLVKPTDQAATHKVYRRG, from the coding sequence ATGACCTCTCGTTTGAAAGACAAATGGATTCTCATCACCGGCGCCTCCAGCGGTTTTGGCGCGGCGGCGGCACAAGCTTTTGCCGAGGCCGGGGCGCGACTGCTGCTCGGCGCGCGCCGAATCGAGCGTCTGGAACAAGTCGCCGCTGAAGCCCGGCACGCCGGCGCCGCCAGCGCGCACCACCATTTTTTGGATGTCAGCCAGGCCTCGAGCGTCGAGCAGTTTGCCGCGTGGGCCAAAGCCACCATTCAAGCGGCGGGCGATCCCCAAAATCTGCACGTGCTCATCAACAACGCCGGTGGCGCCTTGGGACTCGATAGCGTGGCGCGAGGTTTGGATGCCGATTGGGAAACGATGCTGCAGACCAATGTACTCGGGGTGCTGCGCATGACGCGAGCGATGTTGCCGCTGCTGCCGCATCACGCCGGCGCGAGCATTCTCAATATCGGTTCCTACGCCGGACACGCCGCGTATGAAGGCGGCTCGGCCTATTGCGCCGCCAAGGCGGGCGAGCTTCAACTTACCCGCGTGCTGCGCCTTGAATTGAACGGCACCGGCATCCGGGTCAGTTCCATTGATCCTGGTCTGGCGCTGACGGAATTTTCCCTGGTGCGATTCAAAGGTGACACCGCACGCGCGGATCAGGTCTATGCCGGAACGCAACCGTTGACCGCGGTGGATATTGCGGAAATCATGGTCTGGGTGGCGAGCCGCCCGCCGCACGTCAGCATTGACGAACTACTCGTCAAGCCCACCGATCAGGCCGCCACGCATAAAGTGTATCGGCGCGGCTGA
- a CDS encoding type II secretion system protein GspK: protein MKPSLHHRQAGIALIIVMICITVLSILAAGFAYSMKVETRLARNAKAEADFYPLAQSAVDYCKAVLVASANCPEEPFDAETQIWAGGTMSACSNSVLDFVQRTVDLGYGRFTWKMIDLERYANINTADPALLEQAMRLIGVDDGDAGATVAAIQDWIDPDQNPHVNGTESDYYESLVPPYRAKDGWIDDLSELLLIRGITPEMYGLESAPPPPPPEFRDQVGFAAPPVQRATLRQLFTPLSSGLININTASAEVLQLVPFIDENVAQQIIWCRSGQDLGFPTPFRNPGEGLLCAGLNQMVVGMIQNRFTVRSLTFQVEIDAEIDGIHRQYYAVLRRNSPRDVQVLMFYWKLNKPVAHAGVN, encoded by the coding sequence GTGAAGCCATCTCTGCACCACCGACAAGCGGGAATCGCGCTGATCATCGTGATGATCTGCATCACGGTGCTTTCGATTTTGGCGGCGGGATTCGCGTATTCGATGAAGGTCGAAACGCGGTTGGCGCGTAATGCCAAAGCCGAGGCGGATTTTTATCCGCTGGCGCAATCGGCGGTGGATTATTGCAAAGCGGTGCTGGTGGCGAGCGCCAATTGTCCCGAAGAACCGTTCGACGCGGAAACCCAGATCTGGGCGGGCGGCACCATGAGCGCCTGTTCCAACAGCGTGTTGGACTTTGTGCAACGCACCGTGGACCTGGGTTACGGGCGGTTTACGTGGAAGATGATTGACCTCGAACGCTACGCCAACATCAACACCGCCGATCCGGCCTTGCTTGAACAAGCGATGCGCCTGATCGGTGTGGATGATGGTGATGCGGGGGCGACCGTCGCCGCCATTCAGGACTGGATTGATCCCGACCAAAATCCGCACGTTAACGGCACGGAATCGGATTATTACGAAAGTCTCGTCCCGCCGTATCGCGCCAAGGATGGCTGGATTGACGACCTCTCCGAGTTGCTGTTGATCCGCGGCATCACGCCCGAGATGTATGGATTGGAATCCGCCCCGCCACCGCCGCCGCCCGAGTTTCGCGATCAAGTCGGCTTTGCCGCGCCTCCCGTGCAACGCGCGACCTTGCGTCAATTGTTCACGCCGCTTTCCTCCGGCCTGATCAACATCAACACTGCCTCCGCCGAAGTGTTGCAACTGGTGCCGTTCATAGACGAAAACGTGGCGCAACAAATCATCTGGTGTCGTTCCGGTCAGGACCTCGGTTTCCCCACGCCGTTTCGCAATCCCGGCGAAGGGTTGCTTTGCGCTGGTTTGAATCAAATGGTGGTCGGCATGATTCAAAATCGTTTCACGGTTCGCAGCCTCACCTTCCAGGTGGAAATTGACGCCGAGATTGATGGCATCCACCGGCAGTATTACGCGGTGCTGCGCCGGAACAGTCCGCGTGACGTCCAGGTGCTGATGTTCTACTGGAAGCTGAACAAACCGGTGGCCCATGCAGGCGTTAATTGA
- a CDS encoding glycerate kinase, with the protein MRVLIAPDKFKGTLTAAAAAHAIARGWQKIRPQDQLTLHPISDGGDGFGAVMSAALHAKPRRLSTLNAAHQRVTATWWWQSQTRTAIIESANIIGLAMLPSQQFHPFQLDTYGLGAAIQTAQQHGARQIILGIGGSATNDGGFGLARALGWKFFDPAKVEIQSWPKLIGLKTVQPPSGGRTHGQLIVAVDVNNPLLGRHGATRIYGPQKGLLTKDFAPAERALRRLAQVMTRQFASDFAAQPGAGAAGGLGFGLATFARAQLVPGFDLLARETGLLRKLLKADLVITAEGAMDRSTLMGKGAGQVALLARRKNLPVIGLAGVLHDSRALGKLFTRTHALVELTPAAAAQRRAAHWLTRLSARTAASWEAVNPQWKVGKSARTARMTS; encoded by the coding sequence ATGCGCGTTCTCATTGCTCCGGATAAATTCAAAGGCACACTCACCGCCGCCGCCGCGGCCCACGCCATCGCCAGGGGCTGGCAAAAAATCCGCCCGCAAGATCAACTCACGTTGCACCCCATCAGCGATGGCGGAGACGGATTCGGCGCCGTGATGAGTGCCGCGTTGCACGCGAAGCCGCGCCGCTTGAGCACGCTGAATGCCGCGCATCAACGCGTCACCGCCACCTGGTGGTGGCAGTCGCAAACCCGCACGGCGATCATCGAATCCGCCAACATCATCGGACTGGCCATGCTGCCGTCGCAACAGTTTCACCCGTTTCAATTGGATACTTACGGTCTCGGCGCTGCCATCCAAACCGCTCAACAACACGGAGCGCGCCAGATCATTCTGGGCATCGGCGGCAGCGCCACCAACGACGGTGGATTTGGTCTGGCCCGCGCCTTGGGTTGGAAATTCTTCGACCCTGCGAAGGTTGAAATTCAGTCGTGGCCGAAATTGATCGGATTAAAGACCGTTCAACCACCATCTGGCGGCAGAACCCACGGGCAACTTATCGTCGCGGTGGATGTCAATAATCCGTTGCTTGGTCGCCACGGTGCCACGCGCATCTACGGCCCGCAAAAAGGTCTGCTCACGAAAGACTTTGCCCCTGCGGAACGCGCTTTACGCCGCTTGGCTCAAGTTATGACGCGGCAGTTCGCCTCGGATTTTGCCGCGCAACCGGGCGCGGGCGCCGCCGGCGGATTGGGATTCGGGTTGGCCACTTTTGCCCGCGCGCAACTCGTTCCCGGTTTCGATCTGCTGGCGCGTGAAACTGGTTTGCTGCGGAAACTGCTGAAAGCGGATCTGGTGATTACCGCCGAAGGCGCGATGGATCGCTCCACACTGATGGGCAAGGGAGCGGGCCAGGTCGCGTTACTGGCGCGACGGAAAAACCTGCCGGTGATTGGTTTGGCGGGCGTCCTTCACGATTCGCGAGCGCTCGGGAAGTTGTTCACCCGGACTCACGCTCTGGTGGAACTGACCCCTGCCGCCGCCGCCCAACGTCGCGCCGCGCATTGGCTCACCCGACTGTCCGCCCGAACCGCCGCCAGTTGGGAGGCCGTGAATCCACAATGGAAAGTTGGCAAGTCAGCCCGAACTGCTAGAATGACTTCGTGA